One genomic region from Arthrobacter sp. YN encodes:
- a CDS encoding DUF4235 domain-containing protein → MNLFFKLIGAGVSLGAGFVGTKLVNKGWEKATGNKPPLGNDDMETSLRSALTFALISAFVSTLIQVLASRGTQRAIARFAKSHDIV, encoded by the coding sequence ATGAACCTCTTCTTCAAGCTGATCGGTGCCGGAGTAAGCCTCGGAGCGGGCTTCGTGGGCACCAAACTCGTCAACAAAGGGTGGGAGAAGGCCACTGGCAACAAACCACCCCTGGGCAACGACGACATGGAAACGAGCTTGCGTTCAGCATTGACCTTTGCGCTGATCTCAGCCTTCGTCAGCACCCTGATTCAGGTGCTGGCCAGCCGTGGCACACAGCGCGCCATTGCACGGTTCGCCAAGTCGCACGACATCGTCTAG
- the mnhG gene encoding monovalent cation/H(+) antiporter subunit G has product MSPDATGVDVVIDAVTAVFLVVGALMSLGAAIGLLRFPDLMSRMHAATKPQVLGLFLMLAAIGLQMRTWWVWPVLLVAWIFQLLTAPVSAHMVGRSAYRTKHGHREMLTKDELEAVVQRAAAGQEPRNDR; this is encoded by the coding sequence ATGAGTCCTGATGCCACCGGCGTGGACGTCGTGATCGATGCTGTCACCGCAGTGTTCCTGGTGGTGGGAGCCCTGATGTCCTTGGGCGCTGCCATCGGCTTGCTGCGATTCCCGGACCTCATGAGCCGCATGCACGCAGCAACCAAGCCCCAGGTCCTGGGGCTGTTCCTCATGCTTGCCGCGATTGGCCTGCAAATGCGCACGTGGTGGGTTTGGCCGGTTCTGTTGGTGGCATGGATTTTCCAGTTGCTGACGGCACCCGTGTCCGCCCACATGGTGGGTCGCTCTGCCTACCGCACCAAGCATGGCCACCGCGAGATGCTCACCAAGGACGAACTCGAGGCCGTTGTTCAACGGGCGGCTGCGGGGCAAGAACCCCGGAACGACCGCTAA
- a CDS encoding monovalent cation/H+ antiporter complex subunit F, which translates to MKEIILVVTAVILSLAAAGAIVRIAIGPSLLDRVLASDVLLAILGAALAIDMAMNRHLNNLMLLVALAVIGFIGSVTVARFVAERREQNNES; encoded by the coding sequence ATGAAGGAAATCATCCTTGTGGTCACGGCGGTGATCCTCAGCCTGGCTGCCGCGGGCGCGATTGTCCGCATCGCCATCGGCCCCTCCCTGCTGGACCGTGTGCTGGCCTCAGACGTCTTGCTGGCCATCCTGGGTGCTGCACTGGCGATCGACATGGCGATGAACAGGCACCTCAACAACCTGATGCTGCTGGTAGCCCTCGCGGTGATCGGATTCATCGGATCAGTGACCGTTGCGCGGTTCGTGGCTGAACGGAGGGAACAGAACAATGAGTCCTGA
- a CDS encoding Na+/H+ antiporter subunit E — MSRKPISFRTELPLLIWLVIVWGALWRDFSPGNLLFGALIAVLVAKLFYLPPVELSGRFNILRAIPFALMFLAKVVAASFLVLFLAVVKGPKVRSAVVAVPLRSHSDLMVTATGHVISLIPGSLVVEVDRSTSTLYLHALNIYEEADIDKIREEVQIIEARLIRIMGTREEVEALNAEVRPGMEGAAR, encoded by the coding sequence ATGAGCCGTAAGCCCATTTCGTTCCGTACCGAACTCCCGCTGCTCATTTGGTTGGTCATTGTCTGGGGCGCACTGTGGCGGGACTTCAGTCCCGGAAACCTGCTGTTCGGTGCGCTGATAGCCGTGCTGGTAGCCAAGCTGTTCTACCTTCCACCCGTGGAACTGAGCGGCAGGTTCAACATCCTGCGCGCCATTCCCTTCGCCCTGATGTTCCTCGCCAAAGTGGTGGCAGCGAGCTTCCTGGTGTTGTTCCTGGCCGTGGTCAAGGGACCCAAGGTGCGCAGCGCCGTCGTCGCCGTTCCCTTGCGCAGCCACTCGGACTTGATGGTGACGGCCACGGGGCACGTCATCTCGCTGATTCCGGGCTCGCTGGTGGTGGAAGTGGACCGGTCGACGTCCACGCTGTACCTGCACGCGCTCAATATTTACGAAGAAGCGGACATCGACAAAATTCGCGAGGAAGTCCAGATCATTGAAGCGCGGCTGATCCGGATCATGGGCACGCGCGAAGAAGTGGAAGCCCTCAACGCCGAAGTACGTCCGGGAATGGAAGGGGCAGCACGATGA
- a CDS encoding Na+/H+ antiporter subunit D: protein MNLANLSPLAVLLPILGAALAFLLIRHHTAQRVVSIGILSATLLLECLLLISVWDGGTTSVTLGGWLPPWGVVLVVDQFSSLMLVVSTVVSLAVLIYATGQGMADGDQEAPVSIFHPTYLILVAGVSNAFLTGDLFNLYVGFEILLTASYVLMTLGGTGPRIRAGVTYVVVSVVSSVLFLIAIAMIYGATGTITMADLAIKLAELDQGTQNLLHVMLLVAFGIKAAVFPLSFWLPDSYPTAPAPVTAVFAGLLTKVGVYAMVRTETLLFPGDTLNVPLMVVALLTMVVGILGALAQSDIKRLLSFTLVSHIGYMVFGLAMSSVAGLGAAVFYVAHHITVQTSLFLVTGLIERRGGSSSMDRLGGLAKLSPLLALLFFVPAMNLAGIPPFSGFLGKLGLLQAGVDLGTPLAITLVVGGVVTSLLTLLAIARVWNRAFWRKPEDAEYPDPALLNPGNVGVLPRTMVGSTAGLVVFGVALTVFAGPLFQVADGSAGIMLDRSAYIHSVLGDSVEVPPLGPPEEMQTGDAK, encoded by the coding sequence GTGAATCTCGCAAACCTGTCGCCGCTAGCTGTCCTCCTGCCGATTCTGGGTGCCGCTCTTGCGTTCCTGTTAATCAGGCACCACACCGCCCAGCGTGTGGTGAGTATCGGCATCCTGAGTGCGACGCTGCTGCTCGAGTGCCTCCTGCTGATCTCCGTATGGGACGGTGGCACGACGTCAGTCACCTTGGGCGGATGGCTGCCGCCGTGGGGCGTGGTCCTGGTAGTGGACCAGTTCTCCTCGCTCATGTTGGTTGTCTCCACCGTGGTAAGCCTTGCGGTGTTGATCTACGCCACCGGCCAAGGCATGGCCGACGGCGACCAGGAAGCACCCGTCTCGATCTTCCACCCCACGTACCTGATCCTGGTGGCGGGCGTGTCCAACGCCTTCCTCACCGGCGATCTCTTCAACCTCTACGTAGGCTTCGAGATCCTGCTGACGGCGAGCTACGTGCTCATGACCTTGGGCGGCACCGGGCCGCGCATCCGTGCAGGCGTCACCTATGTGGTGGTGTCAGTGGTGTCATCCGTACTGTTCCTCATCGCCATCGCCATGATCTACGGGGCCACGGGGACCATCACCATGGCGGACCTTGCCATCAAATTGGCGGAACTGGACCAAGGCACCCAAAACCTCCTGCACGTCATGCTGTTGGTGGCCTTCGGCATCAAGGCGGCCGTGTTCCCGCTGTCCTTCTGGCTCCCCGACTCCTACCCGACGGCACCGGCGCCGGTTACGGCCGTGTTCGCAGGTTTGCTGACCAAAGTGGGTGTCTACGCCATGGTCCGCACGGAAACACTCCTGTTCCCCGGTGACACCCTGAATGTTCCCCTCATGGTGGTGGCGTTACTGACCATGGTGGTGGGCATTTTAGGTGCCTTGGCCCAAAGCGATATCAAACGTCTGTTGTCGTTCACCCTGGTCAGCCACATCGGGTACATGGTGTTTGGTCTGGCGATGAGTTCCGTTGCAGGGTTGGGCGCCGCCGTCTTCTACGTGGCGCACCACATTACCGTGCAGACCAGCCTGTTCCTGGTCACTGGTCTCATAGAACGCAGGGGCGGCAGTTCGTCCATGGACCGGTTGGGTGGTTTGGCCAAGCTTTCCCCGTTGCTGGCCTTGCTGTTCTTCGTCCCGGCCATGAACCTCGCAGGCATTCCGCCGTTCTCAGGCTTCCTGGGAAAGTTGGGCCTCCTGCAGGCCGGCGTGGACCTGGGAACACCCTTGGCCATCACGCTGGTTGTGGGTGGCGTGGTCACCAGCCTCCTGACGCTGCTGGCCATCGCCCGCGTGTGGAACAGGGCCTTCTGGCGCAAGCCCGAAGACGCTGAGTACCCGGACCCAGCTCTCCTGAATCCCGGGAACGTGGGCGTCTTGCCGCGGACCATGGTTGGTTCGACGGCGGGACTGGTAGTTTTCGGTGTCGCGCTGACGGTCTTCGCCGGTCCGCTCTTCCAAGTAGCTGACGGTTCCGCCGGGATCATGCTGGATCGTTCGGCCTATATCCACTCGGTCCTGGGCGACTCGGTCGAGGTGCCACCGCTTGGGCCGCCCGAGGAAATGCAGACGGGTGATGCCAAATGA
- a CDS encoding Na(+)/H(+) antiporter subunit C, producing MSINLTLLIVMGVLYACGIYLILERSLTRVLLGLMLLANATNILILTTGGYAGLAPLFTKETSPDAYSDPLPQALILTSIVISFAVTAFMLGIIYRTWVLARQDEIQDDLEDRRVAKTPSFDAEDDAIVPLETSEFAVTPANTSDHTHPEATETPSKAPNQEGGSA from the coding sequence ATGAGCATCAACCTGACCCTGCTGATCGTCATGGGCGTTTTGTACGCCTGCGGCATCTACTTAATCCTGGAGCGGAGCCTGACGCGTGTGCTGTTGGGCTTGATGTTGCTGGCCAATGCCACCAACATCCTGATCCTGACCACCGGCGGATACGCCGGGTTGGCCCCCTTGTTCACCAAAGAAACCAGCCCGGACGCCTATAGCGATCCTCTGCCCCAAGCGCTGATCCTTACCTCGATCGTGATTTCCTTCGCCGTGACGGCCTTCATGCTGGGCATCATCTACCGCACGTGGGTCCTGGCGCGGCAGGACGAAATCCAGGATGACCTTGAGGACCGTCGCGTTGCCAAGACGCCCAGCTTCGATGCTGAGGACGACGCCATTGTGCCGTTGGAAACCTCGGAATTCGCCGTCACCCCTGCCAACACCTCGGACCACACTCACCCCGAAGCAACCGAGACCCCCAGCAAGGCACCAAACCAGGAAGGAGGCAGCGCGTGA
- a CDS encoding Na+/H+ antiporter subunit A: MITVLAITFVAATVAPLIFSKLGRNAFYALAAVPAGAFIWLLFQYGPVYSGGGIEEVLPWIPSLKLELAFRMDPLAWVMSLLILGVGSLVLVYCARYFKNKDADLGGFGAQLLAFAGAMFGLVTSDDLLMLFIFWELTTILSYLLIGYARTRLAARRSALQALMVTTAGGLAMLVGLIIMGQAAGTYRISAILDQAGTLMTGPMQGAVAAAVVLILAGAVTKSALVPFHFWLPGAMAAPTPVSAYLHAAAMVKAGIYIVARLAPGFSESEFWLPVVLGLGMATMLVGGYRALRQTDIKLILAYGTVSQLGFLTMVVGLGRPDAALAGLALLLAHGLFKAALFLVVGIIDHQSGTRDIRKLSGVFRSSRALGVVAAIAAASMAGVTPLAGFVAKESVLESFVHFATGRNAPAWGVWMLVGLVIGSILTFAYSARFMWGAFATKPGVEPTPFKPIKPAFLAAPAILSLLTIVYGLWPAPVDTWIQPYAALFAERPDAVDAGHLALWHGFTPALGLTAITFAAGAAMFYGRNMVSRVQSLVPDWIDGDRAYQHTIGALDDIAVWVTGRTQRGSLYFYLAVILTVAFAVPLAALIAANKPLPEGIYFIDPNSPLQMVAGAGIVVGALAAVRANKRFLAVLMVSVTGYGIALMFALQGAPDLALTQMLVETIVLVAFVLAMRSLPAELRDRTGGRLRVIRVIIGAAFGITMIFVAIYAMGARVATPISLDFPRLAYEGGGGLNVVNVTLVDIRAWDTFGEISVLAIAATGVASLIFVRSRGDRIKTSEAVPEGSVGRRTGVDRDSRDGATLAVAKKFTDVSRDAWLVAGRTLAPERRSIIFEVVTRLIFHSMIVFSIYLLLAGHNLPGGGFAGGLTAGLALTIRYLAGGRFELSEAATVSAGTLLGTGLATAAASGLVPLFLGGQVFQSAIIEFWLPVFGDVKFVTSTIFDIGVYIVVVGLALDVLRSLGAEIDEHFEGQGAPLAEEDAADLAGEAAESAASGKGTA; the protein is encoded by the coding sequence GTGATCACAGTTCTCGCCATCACCTTTGTAGCGGCAACTGTGGCGCCCTTGATCTTCAGCAAACTTGGCAGGAACGCCTTCTACGCACTGGCAGCTGTTCCGGCAGGCGCATTCATTTGGCTGCTCTTCCAGTACGGGCCTGTATATTCCGGTGGCGGCATAGAAGAAGTACTGCCCTGGATCCCCAGCCTTAAGCTGGAGCTGGCCTTCCGCATGGATCCCTTGGCGTGGGTCATGTCCCTCTTGATCCTCGGTGTGGGCTCCTTGGTGCTGGTCTACTGTGCGCGCTACTTTAAAAACAAAGACGCGGACTTGGGCGGCTTCGGTGCCCAACTCCTCGCCTTCGCCGGAGCCATGTTCGGCTTGGTGACTTCCGATGACCTCCTGATGCTGTTCATCTTCTGGGAACTCACCACCATCCTGTCCTACCTGCTGATCGGTTATGCGCGCACCCGCTTGGCCGCCCGCCGCTCGGCGCTGCAGGCGCTCATGGTCACCACCGCCGGTGGCCTCGCGATGCTTGTTGGCCTGATCATCATGGGCCAGGCAGCCGGGACCTACCGCATTTCAGCCATCCTGGACCAAGCCGGGACGCTCATGACCGGCCCGATGCAGGGAGCGGTGGCTGCCGCCGTCGTACTTATCCTGGCCGGTGCCGTGACAAAATCGGCGCTGGTTCCGTTCCACTTCTGGCTGCCGGGCGCCATGGCCGCTCCCACACCCGTCAGCGCATACTTGCACGCCGCGGCGATGGTGAAGGCCGGCATTTACATCGTCGCCCGACTGGCGCCGGGCTTCTCCGAATCGGAATTCTGGTTGCCGGTGGTTCTGGGGCTGGGCATGGCCACCATGCTCGTGGGTGGTTACCGGGCCCTCCGCCAGACTGACATCAAGCTCATCCTCGCCTACGGCACGGTGAGTCAACTGGGCTTCCTCACCATGGTGGTGGGCCTTGGACGGCCGGACGCGGCACTGGCAGGGCTCGCGCTCCTGTTGGCCCACGGACTGTTCAAGGCTGCGCTGTTCCTGGTGGTGGGCATCATTGACCACCAATCAGGAACACGCGATATCCGCAAACTTTCCGGTGTCTTCCGTTCTTCCCGAGCCCTCGGCGTGGTGGCGGCGATTGCCGCGGCTTCCATGGCTGGCGTGACGCCTTTGGCTGGCTTCGTTGCCAAGGAATCCGTCCTTGAGTCTTTTGTCCATTTCGCCACTGGCCGCAACGCTCCCGCCTGGGGTGTCTGGATGCTGGTGGGCCTGGTGATCGGCTCGATCCTCACGTTCGCGTACAGCGCCCGTTTCATGTGGGGCGCGTTTGCCACCAAGCCGGGTGTAGAACCCACGCCGTTCAAACCGATCAAGCCTGCGTTTCTGGCAGCCCCTGCAATCCTCAGCTTGCTCACCATCGTTTACGGCCTGTGGCCGGCTCCCGTCGACACGTGGATCCAGCCTTATGCGGCGCTGTTCGCCGAAAGGCCGGACGCGGTCGACGCCGGACACTTGGCTTTGTGGCACGGCTTCACCCCCGCGCTGGGGCTGACAGCGATAACGTTCGCGGCAGGTGCTGCGATGTTCTACGGACGCAACATGGTGTCCCGGGTACAAAGCCTGGTTCCGGACTGGATTGATGGCGACCGGGCCTACCAGCACACCATCGGCGCGCTGGACGACATCGCTGTCTGGGTCACTGGCCGTACGCAGCGTGGTTCGCTCTACTTCTACTTGGCGGTCATCCTCACCGTAGCTTTCGCTGTACCGCTGGCCGCTTTGATTGCGGCCAACAAGCCCCTGCCGGAAGGCATCTACTTCATCGACCCCAACTCTCCGCTGCAAATGGTTGCCGGAGCGGGAATCGTGGTGGGTGCGTTGGCTGCTGTCCGGGCCAACAAGCGTTTCCTTGCGGTCCTCATGGTGTCCGTGACCGGCTACGGCATTGCCCTTATGTTTGCTTTGCAGGGCGCTCCGGACCTGGCACTGACACAGATGCTGGTGGAGACCATCGTCCTGGTGGCGTTCGTGCTCGCCATGCGCAGCCTACCGGCTGAGCTCCGGGACAGGACCGGGGGCAGGCTTCGGGTGATCCGCGTGATCATCGGTGCAGCGTTCGGCATCACCATGATCTTCGTGGCGATCTATGCCATGGGAGCCCGCGTGGCCACACCCATTTCCTTGGACTTCCCACGTCTGGCGTATGAGGGCGGTGGCGGCCTGAACGTCGTCAATGTGACCTTGGTGGACATTCGCGCCTGGGACACGTTCGGCGAAATTTCAGTGCTCGCCATCGCGGCCACGGGCGTGGCCAGCCTGATCTTCGTTCGCAGCCGCGGTGATCGGATTAAGACCTCAGAGGCAGTGCCGGAAGGCAGCGTGGGGCGGCGCACCGGCGTCGACCGTGACTCCCGGGACGGTGCCACGCTGGCCGTGGCCAAAAAGTTCACTGACGTCAGCCGCGACGCGTGGCTGGTGGCGGGCCGCACCCTGGCTCCCGAACGCCGCTCGATCATCTTCGAAGTGGTGACCAGACTGATTTTCCACTCGATGATCGTCTTCTCCATCTACCTCCTCCTTGCCGGCCATAACCTGCCTGGCGGCGGTTTCGCCGGTGGCCTCACCGCGGGGCTTGCCCTGACCATCCGGTATCTTGCGGGCGGCCGGTTCGAGTTGAGCGAGGCTGCGACAGTCAGCGCCGGAACTCTTTTGGGGACGGGACTCGCGACGGCGGCAGCCTCGGGTCTGGTACCGCTCTTCCTCGGCGGACAGGTGTTCCAGAGCGCGATCATCGAGTTCTGGCTGCCGGTCTTCGGAGACGTCAAGTTTGTCACCTCCACCATCTTCGACATCGGCGTGTACATCGTGGTGGTGGGCTTGGCCCTCGACGTTCTCCGCAGCCTCGGTGCCGAAATCGATGAACACTTTGAGGGCCAGGGCGCGCCCCTGGCAGAGGAAGACGCCGCCGACCTTGCAGGCGAAGCCGCTGAATCCGCCGCATCCGGGAAAGGTACCGCATGA
- a CDS encoding MFS transporter, translating into MNPAVVPEASPPTSELASGPVASKKGQILAWASWDWGSAAFNAVMTTFVFTVYLTSNAFGGEDAASAALGAALAIAGLAIALLAPVTGQRSDAGGRRKLWLGVNTAATAVLTALCFFVFPQPEFLLLGVCLIALGNVFFEFAGVNYNAMLAQISTPKNIGKVSGFGWAMGYLGGIVALLLVLQLFVQPSFDWFGASTQDSLNIRLVAVFSALWFFIFALPVMFAVPEVQAKKATASLGFLASYKLLIRRIGAIYRTSPHTIYFLLSSAIFRDGLAAVFTFGGVIAAGTFGFELKEVIFFAIFGNVVAAVGAIIGGFLDDRIGPKTVIVLSLVGLLIAGTFILILGNGDYVFLGNKWPGSNTFWVFGLLLCLFVGPAQSSSRAYLARLAPEGEAGELFGLYATTGRAVSFLAPTLFTLCIAIASPLVAEGEAQRWGILGIMVVLLAGLLVILPVKPPAKVEIAVVPER; encoded by the coding sequence ATGAACCCGGCCGTAGTTCCCGAAGCCTCCCCACCGACCTCCGAGCTCGCCTCAGGACCTGTCGCCTCCAAGAAGGGCCAGATCCTTGCGTGGGCTTCCTGGGACTGGGGTTCGGCTGCATTCAATGCGGTCATGACCACGTTCGTTTTCACCGTGTACCTCACGTCCAATGCTTTCGGCGGGGAGGACGCTGCCTCGGCGGCGCTGGGTGCTGCCCTGGCCATCGCTGGCCTGGCCATTGCACTGCTTGCTCCTGTCACTGGGCAGCGTTCGGACGCCGGCGGCCGCCGCAAGCTGTGGCTCGGGGTCAACACAGCCGCCACTGCCGTGCTCACTGCGCTCTGCTTCTTTGTCTTTCCCCAGCCCGAGTTCCTGTTGCTGGGTGTTTGCCTCATCGCGCTGGGCAACGTCTTCTTTGAGTTCGCCGGCGTCAACTACAACGCCATGCTGGCGCAGATCTCCACACCCAAGAACATTGGCAAGGTCAGCGGCTTTGGCTGGGCCATGGGATACCTGGGCGGAATCGTTGCCCTTCTGCTGGTTCTGCAACTGTTCGTCCAGCCGTCCTTCGACTGGTTTGGCGCCTCGACGCAGGACTCCCTCAACATCAGGCTCGTGGCAGTCTTCTCTGCGCTGTGGTTCTTCATTTTCGCCCTGCCAGTGATGTTCGCCGTCCCTGAAGTCCAGGCGAAGAAGGCCACCGCTTCCTTGGGGTTCCTGGCCTCCTACAAGTTGCTGATCCGCCGTATCGGGGCCATCTACCGGACCAGCCCGCACACCATCTACTTCCTGCTTTCCAGCGCAATCTTCCGCGATGGCCTCGCTGCTGTGTTTACCTTCGGCGGTGTCATTGCTGCAGGTACGTTCGGTTTCGAACTCAAGGAAGTCATCTTCTTCGCCATCTTCGGCAACGTGGTCGCTGCCGTCGGCGCCATCATCGGCGGTTTCCTGGATGACAGGATCGGACCAAAAACTGTGATCGTCCTGTCTTTGGTCGGCCTCCTCATCGCCGGCACCTTCATCCTGATCCTGGGCAACGGCGACTACGTCTTCCTCGGTAACAAGTGGCCCGGCAGCAACACTTTTTGGGTCTTCGGCCTGCTGCTCTGCCTGTTCGTAGGCCCTGCGCAATCGTCCTCGCGGGCCTACCTGGCCAGGCTTGCACCGGAAGGCGAGGCCGGCGAACTCTTCGGCTTGTACGCCACTACCGGTCGGGCCGTCAGCTTCCTGGCCCCCACCCTCTTCACCCTGTGCATCGCCATCGCCTCTCCCTTGGTTGCCGAGGGCGAAGCCCAACGTTGGGGCATCCTCGGAATCATGGTGGTCCTGCTTGCCGGCCTCTTGGTGATCCTGCCGGTCAAGCCGCCGGCGAAAGTGGAAATAGCTGTGGTCCCCGAGCGTTAA
- a CDS encoding cation:proton antiporter regulatory subunit, whose product MNVDETELPGLGVRKDFVTASGRRIGVVELREGETELFVSTWDDPDTCQASIPLTADEASTLGNLLGGQHIAMRLAEEHREIPGIVTRQFSITPDSPFVNQPMGKAQIRTRSGVSIVAIMREGEVVPSPAPDVVLHTGDLLVAVGTQEGLDSAADILRNG is encoded by the coding sequence ATGAACGTGGATGAGACCGAACTCCCGGGCCTTGGGGTCCGCAAGGACTTCGTGACGGCCTCAGGCCGTCGCATCGGTGTAGTGGAGCTGCGGGAAGGCGAAACAGAGCTTTTCGTCTCAACGTGGGACGATCCTGACACGTGCCAGGCGTCTATTCCGCTGACTGCCGATGAAGCGTCAACGCTGGGGAACCTGTTGGGCGGCCAGCACATTGCCATGCGCTTGGCAGAAGAGCATCGCGAGATACCCGGCATTGTCACCCGCCAGTTCTCCATCACTCCTGATTCGCCCTTCGTCAACCAGCCCATGGGCAAGGCGCAGATCCGCACCCGCAGCGGTGTCTCCATCGTGGCGATCATGCGCGAAGGCGAGGTTGTCCCCTCGCCCGCACCCGACGTCGTACTTCACACCGGCGATTTGCTCGTAGCGGTCGGTACCCAGGAAGGTCTTGACTCGGCAGCCGACATCCTTCGCAACGGCTGA
- a CDS encoding cation:proton antiporter — translation MDPLALALVELGAVVFCLGLLARLAGRIGMSPIPLYLVGGLAFGAGGFVKLDGMHEFAHLSGEIGVILLLLMLGLEYTASELVTGLRRSWQAGVVDFVFNFLPGAGLAVLLGWGLVGAIVMGGVTYISSSGIAAKVITDLGRIGNRETPVVLSILVFEDLAMAIYLPILTAILAGVGFLGGLQTVGIALAVVTVVLVIALRHGHRVSQAVHSENSEVFLLNVLGLALLVAGIASALQVSAAVGAFMLGIAISGATAHNATRILEPLRDLFAAIFFVAFGLNTDPTSIPPVLGWALVLAVVTAATKMLTGFWAAKRAGIAMPGRFRAGAALIARGEFSIVIAGLAVASGAVPDELAALATAYVLIMAILGPLAARFVEPVVKALRRTPGAPPRTPERAPA, via the coding sequence ATGGACCCGCTCGCACTAGCCCTCGTTGAATTGGGGGCCGTCGTCTTCTGCCTCGGCCTCTTGGCTCGACTAGCGGGCCGAATCGGCATGTCCCCTATCCCCCTCTACCTCGTGGGTGGACTGGCCTTCGGCGCCGGCGGGTTCGTCAAGCTGGACGGCATGCACGAGTTCGCCCATCTTTCCGGGGAAATTGGCGTCATTCTCCTGCTGCTGATGCTCGGGTTGGAATATACGGCGTCCGAGCTGGTTACGGGCCTCCGGCGATCATGGCAAGCCGGTGTCGTGGATTTTGTCTTCAACTTCCTGCCTGGCGCAGGATTGGCCGTCCTCCTCGGCTGGGGGCTGGTAGGCGCCATCGTCATGGGTGGAGTTACCTACATATCCTCGTCAGGCATCGCGGCCAAGGTCATCACCGACCTGGGCCGGATTGGTAACCGCGAAACACCCGTGGTTCTCTCCATCCTCGTTTTCGAAGACCTGGCCATGGCCATTTACCTCCCCATCCTCACCGCCATCCTTGCCGGCGTCGGTTTCCTTGGCGGACTGCAGACCGTAGGCATTGCCCTTGCCGTTGTCACCGTGGTGTTGGTCATCGCGCTCAGGCACGGCCACCGCGTCTCGCAGGCAGTTCACAGCGAGAACTCCGAGGTATTCCTCCTGAACGTTCTGGGGCTGGCTCTTCTGGTAGCCGGCATCGCTTCTGCACTTCAGGTTTCCGCGGCCGTTGGCGCATTCATGTTGGGCATCGCCATCTCCGGCGCAACGGCCCACAATGCCACGAGAATCCTTGAGCCGCTGCGGGACCTTTTCGCGGCAATTTTCTTCGTGGCGTTCGGACTCAACACCGATCCCACGTCGATTCCGCCTGTCCTCGGCTGGGCGCTTGTGCTGGCCGTCGTCACGGCGGCAACCAAAATGCTCACGGGGTTCTGGGCCGCCAAACGCGCCGGTATTGCGATGCCCGGCCGCTTCCGTGCAGGGGCCGCCTTGATCGCCCGCGGCGAATTCTCCATCGTCATCGCGGGCTTGGCCGTCGCTTCGGGAGCAGTTCCCGACGAACTCGCAGCACTCGCCACGGCCTACGTCCTCATCATGGCCATCCTGGGTCCGCTGGCTGCCCGCTTCGTGGAACCAGTGGTCAAGGCCCTCCGCCGAACCCCCGGCGCCCCGCCCCGGACCCCGGAGCGCGCCCCAGCCTAA
- a CDS encoding endonuclease domain-containing protein, whose protein sequence is MVLAVPDISSVDGIPVTSPARTWLDLAAVLAFEDLVAAADYFICSQTRSFGHNRIPLCSAEDLKAQVDRHTGMRGIRKARAALELTRVGADSVPETRLRLAMGRDFLPEPVLSYAVRDPSGREVAWPDLAYPDFKVAINYDGGHHLSPAQKESDIRREAALASNGWISVVVTAEHVRERGYDGVVRRIREALVQGGWPPRG, encoded by the coding sequence ATGGTGCTCGCTGTGCCGGACATCAGTTCCGTGGACGGGATTCCCGTGACCAGCCCCGCCCGCACGTGGCTGGATCTAGCTGCGGTGCTGGCTTTCGAGGACTTGGTCGCTGCAGCCGACTACTTCATCTGCAGCCAAACCCGTAGCTTCGGCCATAACAGGATTCCCCTTTGCTCTGCTGAGGATCTCAAGGCACAAGTCGATCGACATACCGGCATGCGTGGCATTCGGAAGGCGCGGGCAGCGCTGGAGTTGACCCGTGTGGGCGCCGATTCTGTACCCGAGACCAGGCTGCGACTGGCCATGGGCCGCGACTTCCTGCCGGAACCTGTCCTGAGCTACGCGGTGCGTGATCCGTCGGGCCGCGAAGTGGCGTGGCCGGATCTCGCCTATCCCGACTTCAAGGTTGCGATCAATTACGACGGCGGCCATCACCTTAGTCCCGCTCAGAAGGAGTCCGATATCCGACGCGAGGCGGCGCTCGCATCAAACGGCTGGATCTCTGTCGTCGTTACCGCCGAGCATGTACGGGAACGCGGCTACGACGGCGTTGTTCGCCGCATCCGCGAGGCGCTAGTACAGGGCGGATGGCCGCCGAGGGGTTAG